The window GGTATGCTCACCACCGTGACCGCTGAGCTGGAGACCGCCCCGACCGTCGCCGAAGGCGCTTCGCTTCGCATCCGGTCGAACATCCGGGTGTTGCGTGGCGACCTGCCGCTGGCGGCAGCGGCCCGCGCCGTGGGCATCGACCGCAACGAGCTGCGGCGCATCGAGAAGGGTGAGACCGGCCAGATCCGCTTCGACACGCTCGTGAAGCTGTGCGAGGCGTACCACTGCACCGTCGCTGACCTCCTCGAGGTCGAGCCGGCTGGGGCCACCTTCGACGAGCCCGTCTACGCCGGCGCGCTGATGGCGTTCTCACAGGGCCTCATCGCGCCGGCACCCCGCCGCGCCGTTCGCCGCGACGCGTCGCTTGACGTCGCCGACCCGGACCGCGCCGGTGACGTCATCGCCGAGGTGAGCGGACGGCGCCGCCGCCGGGGCGTGCCGACGCTCAACCGCTGATGGCGCTCGACGCCTCGGACTTCTACGTCGCCGGTGACAAGCTGCCGTTGCAGCAGGGCGACATCCTCCTCTCCCCGATCGTGCGCATCGCCGTCGGCAACCACAGCCAGAACCAGTGGGAGCGCCTCGACGAGGAGCGTGCCGTCCTGGCCGTGCCCCGTGAGTCGCTGCCCGGCGTCGTCGTCGACGGCGGCTGGTCGCTGGTGATGGTGACGACGCACGACTGCGGGCTCGACAAGGAGTTCAACACCCGCCTCAGTCAGCTCGAACGCAGCGGCGTGACCATCGACGACGAGGTCGTCGCCGGCGTCGAGGACGACGACACACTCGACCGCTTCCTCCAGGTGAGCCCACTCGTCCGCGCCGACGAGGTGCACATC of the Acidimicrobiales bacterium genome contains:
- a CDS encoding helix-turn-helix transcriptional regulator encodes the protein MTAELETAPTVAEGASLRIRSNIRVLRGDLPLAAAARAVGIDRNELRRIEKGETGQIRFDTLVKLCEAYHCTVADLLEVEPAGATFDEPVYAGALMAFSQGLIAPAPRRAVRRDASLDVADPDRAGDVIAEVSGRRRRRGVPTLNR